The genomic interval ATCTAAAACTTCAAAACCTTTGTTGAAAATTCCGTGGCTTACAGCTAAATACAATTTTCCTGCATTTTTGTTTTTAAGCTCTTCTGCCAAACCAACAAAAGTTCCGCCACCATCGCAAATGTCATCAACAATTAAACAATCCATTCCGTTTAGATCATCTTCATACACTTTAAAACCAGATAATCTTCCTGTTTTTACATCGCGGCTTTTGCTGCATTCTACCACTTCAACTCCGCCTAAAAACTCAGAAACTTTATAGATTTTTTTGAGAGCGCCACCATCAGGAGAGATTAATTTTACGTTCTCGCCAATTACTTTTAGAACTTCCTGAATAAAAGTATGATTCGGGATCACCTCACAGTTATTAACTAGAGCCGGAGTAACTTCAGAATGTGCATCAAAAACAAAAACTTTATTCAATTGAAGTGTATTGATAATATCTGCATACACTTTTACAGAAAGAGATTCTCCTTTGATCATCACACGATCTTGTCTTGCCGCCGGGAAATACGGAATAAAAAGATCAATTACTTTAACATCCATTCTGCGTAAAGCATCGACTGTGATACACAATAAACCTAAATCATTGAATGAATTTAAACGGTGTGTGATGGTTACTTTTTGAGAAACATCAAAATTAGGATTGATTTTAATGTGTGGTTCTCCGCCAGAGAAAGTAAAACTTTGAAAATTGATTTGTTCCTGATTAAGAAAAGGAGCGAATTTTGGGTCTAGGTTAAATATCATAGCTTTTATAGTTTGCGTTAATTATACGCAAATGTAGAATATTCTTTTTAATAAACAATTTATTTTGTGTAAAATTTACGCAAACTTTATTTCGAAGTGAAAGCCTTTTTCAATTAATTCATTGTATTTCAATTTATTGAATCGAAATAATTTCGCTGGTCTTCCGCTTTTTATTGGAGAAAAACGATCCGTTTCTTCTAAAAATCCATAACTGAGGATTTTTTTTCTGAAATTTCGTCGGTCAATTTCTTTCTCCAAAATCGTACAATAGAGATTTTCAAGATCCGAAAAAAGAAATTCATCCGGAAGCAAATCAAACCCAATAGGTTCATAAGTAAGTTTTGCTTTTAATCTTGAGATTGCTTTTTCAAGGATTACATTATGGTCGAATGCCAAAGAAGGAATAGTATCAATTTTACACCATTGTACTCTCTCAGCATCTGTATCAGCTTTTATCTCTAAATTTGAAGCGTCGACCAAAGCATAATACGCTACCGAAATTACACGGTTTCTGGAATCTCTGTAAATATCATCTCCAAACGTGTATAGCTGCTCCATAAAAGTCAGCTGTACATTGGTTTCTTCATGCAACTCTCTTATAACCGCATCACTCAAAGATTCGTCATGCTTCACTAAACCACCCGGCAAAGCCCAATATTTATCGGCAGAGCCAAATTGCTGTTCTATTAAAAGCACATACAAGCTGTTGTTTTTATAACCAAAAACAATGGCATCAACAGCGATTCTGATGTTTTGAAAATTTTCCATAATTTTAAAAGAAAAAGTTTGCCACGAATTTCACGAATTAGCGCGAATTTTTTTTGCTTAGCGAAAAGTATAATATTAATTCGTGAAAATTTGTGGAATTCGTGGCGAAAAAAAATTCGCGACAAAAAACTACATTCGATTCCCTAAAAACAACTTTAGTTCTTTAGAAATACTATCAAAAAAAGAACTTAGGTTATTATTTTTAGCGGTTAATAAATATACATATTCCTCCGGTACATGAAAACTATTCCATAGTAATTGCAATTTATTCTCTTTGATATATTTTCGTGCATTACAATTCCAGGTTATGGCAACTCCGGAATTTTT from uncultured Flavobacterium sp. carries:
- the prs gene encoding ribose-phosphate diphosphokinase, with translation MIFNLDPKFAPFLNQEQINFQSFTFSGGEPHIKINPNFDVSQKVTITHRLNSFNDLGLLCITVDALRRMDVKVIDLFIPYFPAARQDRVMIKGESLSVKVYADIINTLQLNKVFVFDAHSEVTPALVNNCEVIPNHTFIQEVLKVIGENVKLISPDGGALKKIYKVSEFLGGVEVVECSKSRDVKTGRLSGFKVYEDDLNGMDCLIVDDICDGGGTFVGLAEELKNKNAGKLYLAVSHGIFNKGFEVLDCFDKIFTTNSVKDFEDERVIQIKLNDLI
- a CDS encoding NUDIX domain-containing protein is translated as MENFQNIRIAVDAIVFGYKNNSLYVLLIEQQFGSADKYWALPGGLVKHDESLSDAVIRELHEETNVQLTFMEQLYTFGDDIYRDSRNRVISVAYYALVDASNLEIKADTDAERVQWCKIDTIPSLAFDHNVILEKAISRLKAKLTYEPIGFDLLPDEFLFSDLENLYCTILEKEIDRRNFRKKILSYGFLEETDRFSPIKSGRPAKLFRFNKLKYNELIEKGFHFEIKFA